One genomic region from Salmonirosea aquatica encodes:
- a CDS encoding nuclear transport factor 2 family protein, which produces MNDAITEAEEQLVNAMKNGDCRRLDRMLHDKLLFTDHNGQVVDKATDMQMHRSGKLAIDRMDTGERLVVSLGSVSIVSVRAQVGGRYDGIPFGGDFRYTRVWKMMDGRLQVIAGSCVAMAQ; this is translated from the coding sequence ATGAATGATGCCATCACGGAAGCGGAAGAGCAACTGGTGAACGCCATGAAAAATGGTGACTGCCGGCGCCTGGACCGCATGTTGCACGACAAGCTGCTGTTCACCGACCACAACGGGCAGGTGGTCGACAAGGCCACCGACATGCAGATGCACCGTTCGGGGAAGCTGGCCATTGACCGCATGGATACGGGCGAGCGGCTGGTTGTGAGCCTGGGCAGCGTGTCGATCGTTTCGGTCAGGGCGCAGGTGGGGGGCCGCTACGATGGCATCCCATTCGGCGGTGACTTTCGCTATACGCGTGTTTGGAAGATGATGGACGGCAGGCTGCAGGTGATCGCGGGAAGTTGTGTTGCCATGGCCCAATGA
- a CDS encoding nuclear transport factor 2 family protein has protein sequence MFRIEHYKIIFFLIKFCKSMGAASWHSLYKYSIAYATFPTPIAMKKLLTTTLLLTVLSTGFAQDVSEELTAVRQACCDYIDAFYRADTTLAYRSIHPSLQKRGFSYSARDNTYSRQLEMPFPALVGLARVWNKDGKRTNEASPREVEVFEVADKTASARVKAVWGIDYIHLKKEDGRWYIVNVLWQSSPKSAHRSQ, from the coding sequence ATGTTCAGAATCGAACATTATAAGATCATTTTTTTTCTGATAAAGTTCTGTAAATCAATGGGTGCTGCCAGCTGGCACTCATTGTATAAGTACTCAATAGCATACGCTACTTTTCCAACCCCAATTGCAATGAAAAAACTATTAACCACCACCCTTCTTTTGACTGTACTTTCCACTGGCTTCGCCCAGGACGTCTCGGAGGAATTGACAGCCGTGCGCCAGGCCTGCTGCGACTACATCGATGCCTTCTACCGGGCGGACACCACCCTGGCTTACCGCAGCATCCACCCCAGCCTCCAGAAGCGCGGCTTCTCGTACAGTGCCAGGGACAACACTTACTCCAGACAGCTGGAGATGCCCTTTCCGGCGCTGGTTGGCCTGGCCAGGGTATGGAACAAGGACGGCAAGCGCACCAACGAAGCGTCGCCGCGGGAGGTGGAGGTGTTCGAGGTGGCCGACAAGACGGCATCGGCACGGGTAAAGGCCGTCTGGGGCATCGACTACATCCACCTGAAGAAGGAGGACGGCCGCTGGTACATCGTCAATGTGTTGTGGCAGTCGTCCCCCAAGTCCGCCCACCGGTCGCAGTAG
- a CDS encoding plasmid pRiA4b ORF-3 family protein encodes MMGWENQHLHVFHIWGLDYGIAYEGGTYYRDDPSEIFIKDLGLRAGDKFSYVYDFGDYWQHEVRVEKVENARPGYHHPICTAGRRACPPEDVGGPYAYQDALIGQFSWIQETLSNVMESIDRGEVPDLELDNAPWWYLKHRSEVFDKKKMNRALAKLYQKKGDDKFWITLGGYDEYFDD; translated from the coding sequence ATGATGGGCTGGGAAAATCAGCATTTACACGTTTTTCATATCTGGGGATTGGATTATGGAATTGCCTATGAAGGAGGCACCTATTATCGTGATGACCCCAGTGAGATTTTTATTAAAGATTTAGGTCTGAGGGCTGGCGATAAATTCTCCTATGTGTATGATTTCGGCGATTACTGGCAACACGAGGTTCGGGTGGAGAAGGTTGAGAACGCCAGGCCAGGGTACCACCACCCAATTTGCACAGCTGGGCGGAGGGCCTGCCCTCCGGAAGACGTCGGTGGCCCCTACGCCTACCAGGATGCTTTGATCGGCCAGTTCAGCTGGATCCAGGAAACGTTATCGAATGTAATGGAGAGCATTGACAGGGGGGAGGTTCCAGACCTCGAACTGGATAACGCGCCCTGGTGGTATCTAAAGCATCGAAGCGAAGTGTTCGATAAGAAGAAAATGAACAGGGCTTTGGCAAAACTGTATCAAAAAAAGGGTGACGATAAATTTTGGATAACACTGGGTGGATACGATGAATATTTCGACGACTGA